From a region of the Sesamum indicum cultivar Zhongzhi No. 13 linkage group LG3, S_indicum_v1.0, whole genome shotgun sequence genome:
- the LOC105158603 gene encoding uncharacterized protein LOC105158603 isoform X2 gives MMETPNKNPGKDGKKQDNTLQYPIESIESKGGNLVSKGCRKKIEPSKTLILNARRSRASTWCRELFLKNVHGLSNSIPKHITTPDEKYVLRCLELIRNCALRAAAWSFTSKVGVLPEDGSNLAEIKNRSSNSISLAIERPFIGGTEVIMNTTGDWTIGTVSRSQSIINILTSPLLQQFGSFDRDVNFGRTELLDGSKPSYSYFGDSPQESSSALSRTKLLKEVKFLDHRYASSPVHKRDASTSSTNSSCSDQSSSSVYGTSFQGMLQCTWKDGLPHHVFTVDDNREVYMANLSKVESSDDKGLDYVYTFLARRNGKKECDMDELESESIAKMRVSTAITFSSNNSEVRETQFILSVSSDNRIGETQTSNHALRKNNRLTRKVVDVFRPSHSYKQRSLSKLGGSSAIFEDTPWDPSRGVSNSYLDPHNGLAENKCSPNLELAAIIVKDICNNSKEAELGGWGLKFLKRHGNNTSLDSSIHPERSRNTGECSTSMDILIPAGFHGAPRTRVSGGPSSLIERWTSGGHCDCGGWDIGCPLTILNMTSSNGEYSPQAYNSGECKSIDLFMQGSRRNLPIMKMVNIHDGLYYINFQSTLSTLQSFAIAAAIIHSRSPLLRPKAYRS, from the exons ATGATGGAAACCCCAAATAAAAACCCGGGGAAAGATGGTAAAAAACAAGACAATACATTACAGTATCCTATTGAGAGTATCGAATCAAAAGGAGGCAATCTTGTGTCCAAAGGATGCAGAAAGAAGATAGAGCCTAGCAAAACTCTGATATTAAACGCTAGGAGGTCAAGAGCAAGTACATGGTGCAGAGAGTTGTTCCTTAAAAATGTTCATGGTTTGAGTAACAGCATCCCTAAGCATATTACAACTCCTGACGAAAAGTATGTTCTTCGTTGCCTTGAACTGATACGTAATTGTGCATTAAGAGCTGCAGCTTGGAGTTTTACCTCAAAAGTGGGTGTTTTGCCTGAAGATGGGAGTAATTTAGCAGAAATCAAGAATAGAAGTTCGAATAGTATTAGTTTAGCTATTGAACGTCCATTTATTGGGGGAACTGAGGTCATCATGAACACTACTGGTGATTGGACTATTGGCACTGTCTCTCGTAGCCAAAGTATAATCAACATCTTGACGAGCCCGTTGCTTCAACAATTCGGCTCCTTTGACCGTGATGTCAATTTTGGAAGGACAGAATTACTTGATGGAAGCAAACcatcttattcttattttggTGACTCTCCGCAAGAATCGAGCAGCGCCTTATCTCGTACTAAGCTACTAAAGGAGGTAAAATTTCTTGATCATAGATATGCATCGTCACCTGTGCATAAAAGGGACGCTTCTACATCAAGCACAAACTCCAGTTGCTCCGATCAGTCATCTTCTTCTGTGTATGGTACCTCATTTCAAGGAATGTTGCAGTGTACATGGAAGGATGGGCTGCCGCACCATGTTTTCACTGTGGACGATAACCGGGAGGTCTACATGGCCAACTTGTCAAAGGTTGAGTCTTCAGATGATAAAGGTTTGGATTATGTCTACACTTTCCTTGCAAGAAGAAATGGCAAGAAAGAATGTGATATGGACGAGCTTGAGTCGGAAAGTATTGCCAAGATGCGAGTGTCTACTGCAATAACATTCTCATCTAATAATTCAGAAGTTCGTGAGACTCAGTTTATTCTCTCTGTTTCCAGTGACAACCGTATAGGGGAAACACAAACCTCAAATCATGCCCTCAGGAAGAATAACAGATTGACGAGAAAGGTAGTGGATGTTTTCAGGCCAAGTCACTCTTATAAGCAGAGATCTTTGTCGAAACTGGGGGGATCAAGTGCTATTTTTGAAGACACTCCTTGGGACCCGTCTAGAGGTGTGAGTAATAGTTATCTTGATCCACACAATGGCCTTGCAGAAAATAAATGTTCCCCAAATCTTGAGTTGGCTGCCATTATTGTGAAAGACATCTGCAACAATTCTAAGGAGGCTGAACTCGGGGGATGGGGACTGAAGTTTCTTAAAAGACATGGAAATAATACATCTCTAGACTCCTCGATACATCCTGAACGCTCACGAAATACTGGGGAATGTTCAACTAGCATGGACATTTTAATTCCGGCAGGTTTTCATGGTGCACCAAGAACCAGAGTCAGTGGTGGCCCATCAAGCCTTATTGAAAGGTGGACCTCTGGGGGCCACTGCGACTGTGGGGGCTGGGATATCGGTTGCCCTCTAACAATTCTCAACATGACGTCAAGCAACGGGGAATATTCACCCCAGGCCTATAATTCTGGAGAATGCAAGTCCATTGATCTCTTTATGCAG GGCTCGAGACGAAATTTACCAATCATGAAAATGGTAAATATTCACGACGGTTTGTACTACATCAATTTCCAATCAACTCTATCAACTTTGCAGTCGTTCGCCATCGCTGCTGCAATTATTCATTCTCGTAGTCCTCTTCTTCGACCCAAAGCGTATAGGAGTTGA
- the LOC105158603 gene encoding uncharacterized protein LOC105158603 isoform X1, translating to MMETPNKNPGKDGKKQDNTLQYPIESIESKGGNLVSKGCRKKIEPSKTLILNARRSRASTWCRELFLKNVHGLSNSIPKHITTPDEKYVLRCLELIRNCALRAAAWSFTSKVGVLPEDGSNLAEIKNRSSNSISLAIERPFIGGTEVIMNTTGDWTIGTVSRSQSIINILTSPLLQQFGSFDRDVNFGRTELLDGSKPSYSYFGDSPQESSSALSRTKLLKEVKFLDHRYASSPVHKRDASTSSTNSSCSDQSSSSVYGTSFQGMLQCTWKDGLPHHVFTVDDNREVYMANLSKVESSDDKGLDYVYTFLARRNGKKECDMDELESESIAKMRVSTAITFSSNNSEVRETQFILSVSSDNRIGETQTSNHALRKNNRLTRKVVDVFRPSHSYKQRSLSKLGGSSAIFEDTPWDPSRGVSNSYLDPHNGLAENKCSPNLELAAIIVKDICNNSKEAELGGWGLKFLKRHGNNTSLDSSIHPERSRNTGECSTSMDILIPAGFHGAPRTRVSGGPSSLIERWTSGGHCDCGGWDIGCPLTILNMTSSNGEYSPQAYNSGECKSIDLFMQLLLLQGSRRNLPIMKMVNIHDGLYYINFQSTLSTLQSFAIAAAIIHSRSPLLRPKAYRS from the exons ATGATGGAAACCCCAAATAAAAACCCGGGGAAAGATGGTAAAAAACAAGACAATACATTACAGTATCCTATTGAGAGTATCGAATCAAAAGGAGGCAATCTTGTGTCCAAAGGATGCAGAAAGAAGATAGAGCCTAGCAAAACTCTGATATTAAACGCTAGGAGGTCAAGAGCAAGTACATGGTGCAGAGAGTTGTTCCTTAAAAATGTTCATGGTTTGAGTAACAGCATCCCTAAGCATATTACAACTCCTGACGAAAAGTATGTTCTTCGTTGCCTTGAACTGATACGTAATTGTGCATTAAGAGCTGCAGCTTGGAGTTTTACCTCAAAAGTGGGTGTTTTGCCTGAAGATGGGAGTAATTTAGCAGAAATCAAGAATAGAAGTTCGAATAGTATTAGTTTAGCTATTGAACGTCCATTTATTGGGGGAACTGAGGTCATCATGAACACTACTGGTGATTGGACTATTGGCACTGTCTCTCGTAGCCAAAGTATAATCAACATCTTGACGAGCCCGTTGCTTCAACAATTCGGCTCCTTTGACCGTGATGTCAATTTTGGAAGGACAGAATTACTTGATGGAAGCAAACcatcttattcttattttggTGACTCTCCGCAAGAATCGAGCAGCGCCTTATCTCGTACTAAGCTACTAAAGGAGGTAAAATTTCTTGATCATAGATATGCATCGTCACCTGTGCATAAAAGGGACGCTTCTACATCAAGCACAAACTCCAGTTGCTCCGATCAGTCATCTTCTTCTGTGTATGGTACCTCATTTCAAGGAATGTTGCAGTGTACATGGAAGGATGGGCTGCCGCACCATGTTTTCACTGTGGACGATAACCGGGAGGTCTACATGGCCAACTTGTCAAAGGTTGAGTCTTCAGATGATAAAGGTTTGGATTATGTCTACACTTTCCTTGCAAGAAGAAATGGCAAGAAAGAATGTGATATGGACGAGCTTGAGTCGGAAAGTATTGCCAAGATGCGAGTGTCTACTGCAATAACATTCTCATCTAATAATTCAGAAGTTCGTGAGACTCAGTTTATTCTCTCTGTTTCCAGTGACAACCGTATAGGGGAAACACAAACCTCAAATCATGCCCTCAGGAAGAATAACAGATTGACGAGAAAGGTAGTGGATGTTTTCAGGCCAAGTCACTCTTATAAGCAGAGATCTTTGTCGAAACTGGGGGGATCAAGTGCTATTTTTGAAGACACTCCTTGGGACCCGTCTAGAGGTGTGAGTAATAGTTATCTTGATCCACACAATGGCCTTGCAGAAAATAAATGTTCCCCAAATCTTGAGTTGGCTGCCATTATTGTGAAAGACATCTGCAACAATTCTAAGGAGGCTGAACTCGGGGGATGGGGACTGAAGTTTCTTAAAAGACATGGAAATAATACATCTCTAGACTCCTCGATACATCCTGAACGCTCACGAAATACTGGGGAATGTTCAACTAGCATGGACATTTTAATTCCGGCAGGTTTTCATGGTGCACCAAGAACCAGAGTCAGTGGTGGCCCATCAAGCCTTATTGAAAGGTGGACCTCTGGGGGCCACTGCGACTGTGGGGGCTGGGATATCGGTTGCCCTCTAACAATTCTCAACATGACGTCAAGCAACGGGGAATATTCACCCCAGGCCTATAATTCTGGAGAATGCAAGTCCATTGATCTCTTTATGCAG TTGTTACTTTTACAGGGCTCGAGACGAAATTTACCAATCATGAAAATGGTAAATATTCACGACGGTTTGTACTACATCAATTTCCAATCAACTCTATCAACTTTGCAGTCGTTCGCCATCGCTGCTGCAATTATTCATTCTCGTAGTCCTCTTCTTCGACCCAAAGCGTATAGGAGTTGA